One stretch of Lachnospiraceae bacterium oral taxon 096 DNA includes these proteins:
- a CDS encoding phosphohydrolase, producing the protein MELGKSYLIKKDIFSFTSGEIWKLGNQGYQAYYGEYNFIFTNDKNQKKWLILRNHSDEDMEIYHHLDMYFMETTDKETKC; encoded by the coding sequence ATGGAATTAGGCAAATCTTATCTCATCAAAAAAGATATCTTTTCATTTACAAGCGGAGAAATTTGGAAATTAGGCAATCAAGGATATCAAGCCTATTATGGCGAATACAATTTTATCTTTACAAATGATAAAAATCAAAAAAAATGGTTGATTTTACGAAACCATTCTGATGAAGATATGGAAATATATCATCATTTAGATATGTACTTTATGGAAACTACTGATAAGGAGACAAAATGCTAA
- a CDS encoding energy-coupling factor transporter transmembrane protein EcfT, with product MQKNTIKETCIANSIVLFILIVSFSITLFITDKFGYYIMLAVSFVLLLTHSKKVFLNMSTKYLFLILLLHLLEKLPYGLGVASFIGLLLIGIKLFPVFTLGRILISLSPLTIMSSLRKIGIPNNFNLSVATGLRFMGEMNIRLKEIRNGMKVRGLKISLLHPVRSFELYLIPLMYKCLHVSETLTSSIISKGAEYNTEKTSYTSTKYNIFDLICLCISFYLVWRVL from the coding sequence ATGCAAAAAAACACAATAAAAGAGACTTGCATAGCTAATAGTATAGTTTTGTTTATTCTTATTGTTTCATTCTCTATCACGCTTTTTATTACCGATAAGTTTGGCTATTATATTATGCTGGCGGTTTCGTTTGTTTTATTGCTAACGCATTCAAAAAAAGTATTTCTTAACATGTCTACAAAGTATTTGTTTCTCATACTACTCTTGCACTTATTAGAGAAACTTCCTTATGGACTTGGAGTGGCGTCTTTTATAGGCTTACTTTTAATTGGAATAAAGCTTTTTCCTGTTTTTACTTTAGGCAGGATACTGATTTCTTTATCGCCACTTACTATAATGAGTTCCTTAAGGAAAATCGGAATTCCCAATAATTTTAATCTAAGTGTTGCTACGGGACTTAGATTTATGGGTGAAATGAATATAAGGCTTAAAGAAATACGAAACGGTATGAAAGTAAGAGGCTTAAAAATAAGCCTATTACATCCTGTCCGTTCATTTGAACTTTATCTTATTCCATTGATGTATAAATGTCTTCATGTAAGCGAAACTTTAACATCTTCCATTATTTCAAAAGGTGCAGAATACAACACGGAAAAAACAAGTTACACTTCAACTAAATATAATATCTTTGATCTAATTTGTTTGTGCATTTCTTTTTATTTAGTATGGAGAGTTCTATAA
- a CDS encoding IS110 family transposase yields MKVTYQTCCGVDVHKSFLVATIIKTTAGIEPSYQKKRFSTFNNSILDFKSWLLENKCHDVCMESTGKYWVPVFNLLEDQINVTIANPKWVKAVKGNKDDTKDSKWIGDLFRLGLVKSSYIPCRLIRILREYTRYRYKLVSCRSSEKNRYQNALTVCNIALDSVVSDIFGKSSSSIIDYLLEQSGTTINHEEIASKLLKSLKSKEDAVIESIEGYQMTDAQKYRMRLIRAHMDYITAEINDIDKQIESLISSDPDYDKAIRLLTTIPGGKRDSAITIISEIGIDMSQFCNSKRLCCWAGLTPSNNESAGKKKSVRITRAGVYLKPALVQCAHAAVKSDKSPYYKTKYESLVKRRGKKRAVIAIARMILIAIYRMLSTGEVWNPSDLYKIDMPAPLAEKQKAKAIKQAKKLLQKEGLLPPDEPLAS; encoded by the coding sequence ATGAAAGTTACTTATCAAACCTGTTGTGGTGTCGATGTTCACAAATCTTTTCTTGTTGCCACAATCATCAAAACTACCGCCGGTATTGAACCTTCTTATCAAAAGAAGCGATTCTCTACCTTCAACAATTCTATTTTAGACTTTAAATCGTGGCTTCTTGAAAATAAATGCCATGATGTCTGTATGGAATCCACAGGTAAATACTGGGTTCCTGTCTTTAATCTTCTCGAAGATCAAATCAACGTTACCATTGCTAATCCCAAATGGGTTAAAGCTGTTAAGGGTAACAAGGACGATACAAAAGATTCTAAATGGATTGGAGACTTATTCCGACTGGGACTTGTGAAAAGCAGCTACATTCCTTGTAGGTTGATCCGTATTCTTAGAGAATACACAAGATATCGTTACAAGCTTGTTTCTTGCCGTTCAAGTGAAAAGAATAGATATCAGAATGCTCTTACTGTTTGTAATATCGCATTAGATTCTGTTGTATCCGATATCTTTGGGAAGTCATCCTCATCCATTATCGATTATCTGCTTGAACAATCAGGTACTACGATTAACCATGAAGAAATCGCTTCAAAACTTCTTAAGAGCCTCAAATCCAAAGAAGACGCTGTGATTGAATCTATCGAAGGATATCAGATGACTGATGCCCAGAAATATCGTATGCGCCTAATTCGCGCACATATGGATTATATCACAGCTGAAATCAATGATATAGATAAACAGATTGAATCTTTGATTTCTTCCGATCCTGATTATGATAAAGCTATCCGGTTACTAACTACCATTCCGGGTGGCAAACGTGATAGTGCAATTACTATCATCTCCGAAATTGGTATTGATATGTCTCAGTTTTGTAATTCTAAACGCTTATGTTGTTGGGCAGGTCTTACCCCCAGCAACAATGAATCTGCCGGTAAGAAGAAATCTGTCCGTATTACACGTGCCGGTGTCTACCTCAAACCTGCATTAGTACAGTGTGCTCATGCAGCCGTGAAATCTGACAAGTCTCCTTACTACAAAACGAAATATGAATCCCTTGTTAAACGCCGTGGCAAGAAAAGAGCTGTTATTGCCATTGCCCGTATGATTCTTATAGCCATCTACCGGATGCTGTCTACCGGAGAGGTATGGAATCCAAGCGATCTTTACAAAATCGATATGCCTGCACCTTTAGCTGAAAAACAGAAGGCTAAGGCTATCAAGCAAGCCAAAAAACTTTTACAAAAGGAAGGACTGCTTCCTCCTGATGAACCTTTAGCTTCTTGA
- the tnpA gene encoding IS200/IS605 family transposase codes for MGVWKSKNRHKYLLQYHIIFVCKYRKKLLVSKEISDYIKQFSYEICTKSNIIIKYMETGKDHIHYMIETEPTISISKVVNLIKSYTTYHIWKKHTEYLKNHFWKEHTFWTDGYFACSVGNVSEEMLKQYIENQG; via the coding sequence ATGGGAGTATGGAAATCAAAGAATAGACACAAATATTTATTACAGTATCATATTATTTTTGTATGTAAGTATAGAAAAAAGCTTTTAGTATCAAAAGAAATATCAGATTATATAAAACAATTTTCTTATGAGATATGCACAAAGAGTAATATAATCATAAAATATATGGAAACAGGCAAAGACCATATACACTATATGATAGAAACTGAGCCTACAATATCCATAAGTAAAGTGGTTAATCTAATTAAGAGCTATACAACATATCATATATGGAAAAAGCATACAGAATATCTTAAGAATCATTTTTGGAAAGAACATACATTTTGGACGGATGGATATTTTGCTTGTAGCGTAGGCAATGTTTCTGAAGAAATGTTAAAGCAATATATAGAAAATCAAGGGTAG
- a CDS encoding ABC transporter ATP-binding protein: MNILDVKINKFKYKNSKEIILKNLSLSVEPGELIVITGLSGCGKTTLTRILNGLIPNHYEGDLDGEVNLFNKNLLDYEKGELAKYIGNVFQNPSDQFFATIAEEEVAFVGENLGMPIEELKQKTKEAFEKMGISDLMDKKLSELSGGQKQKVAITSTLLYDTKIIFFDEPSSNLDYQGIAQFRDIVRSLRAMGKTILVAEHRLFFLNDLYDRLIYMKDGTIERVFFQGELTENDCKKYGLRAISYRSLKAQNLGAEQEKAASIVDLSINIGKQELIKNLSFDLHYGEIMAIIGKNGIGKTTLGRTLAGLIKNKGKISYGKTTKERLKQSYYMMQDVDYQIFFDTVENELIPKNKVKDSEYLKEVTSYIRAIDLWDKKMDHPQELSGGQKQRLALATAFLSERKIIILDEPTSGLDYKRMKEIGAMIRKYAAKRPVVIITHDLELLFEVCNTVLMLDDKSYKKLPVKGNEGKISDFLFAPIR, translated from the coding sequence ATGAATATTTTAGATGTCAAAATCAACAAATTTAAGTATAAAAACAGCAAAGAGATTATCTTAAAAAATTTAAGTTTAAGCGTTGAGCCGGGTGAATTGATTGTTATAACAGGGCTTTCAGGATGTGGAAAAACGACCTTAACAAGAATATTAAATGGCTTAATTCCCAATCACTATGAGGGTGATTTAGACGGGGAAGTAAATTTATTCAATAAAAATTTGCTGGACTACGAAAAAGGTGAGCTTGCAAAATATATCGGCAATGTATTTCAAAATCCATCGGATCAGTTTTTTGCTACCATTGCGGAAGAAGAAGTCGCCTTTGTTGGAGAAAACTTAGGAATGCCCATTGAGGAATTAAAACAAAAAACAAAAGAAGCCTTTGAAAAAATGGGAATTAGCGACTTGATGGACAAGAAACTTTCCGAACTTTCCGGAGGACAAAAGCAAAAAGTAGCAATTACTTCCACTTTGCTATATGATACCAAAATTATTTTCTTTGACGAACCTTCCTCCAATTTGGATTATCAAGGGATTGCTCAGTTTAGAGATATTGTTCGCAGTTTAAGAGCGATGGGAAAAACAATCCTTGTTGCAGAACATCGATTGTTCTTTTTAAATGATTTATATGACCGCTTAATCTATATGAAAGACGGGACGATCGAAAGGGTGTTTTTTCAAGGAGAACTCACAGAGAATGACTGCAAAAAATATGGATTGCGAGCAATCAGTTATAGGTCCCTGAAAGCACAAAACTTGGGTGCGGAACAAGAGAAGGCTGCGAGTATCGTGGATTTAAGTATCAATATCGGGAAACAGGAACTCATAAAGAATCTTTCCTTTGATCTTCACTATGGAGAAATCATGGCAATCATCGGGAAAAATGGAATCGGGAAAACAACATTAGGAAGAACTTTGGCGGGACTAATTAAAAATAAAGGGAAAATAAGCTATGGAAAAACGACGAAAGAAAGATTGAAGCAATCATACTATATGATGCAGGATGTGGATTATCAAATTTTCTTTGATACGGTGGAAAATGAACTGATCCCTAAGAATAAAGTGAAAGATAGTGAATATCTGAAAGAAGTCACCTCCTACATTAGGGCGATTGATTTGTGGGATAAAAAAATGGATCATCCGCAAGAACTTTCCGGTGGGCAAAAGCAAAGGCTTGCACTTGCCACTGCCTTTTTAAGTGAAAGGAAAATCATTATATTGGACGAGCCGACTTCAGGGCTTGATTATAAGAGAATGAAAGAAATAGGAGCTATGATAAGAAAATATGCCGCCAAGAGACCGGTGGTCATTATTACCCATGATTTAGAACTTCTCTTTGAGGTGTGCAATACGGTGTTGATGCTGGATGACAAATCTTATAAAAAGCTACCTGTAAAAGGAAATGAAGGTAAAATATCGGATTTCTTATTTGCGCCCATAAGATAA
- a CDS encoding MptD family putative ECF transporter S component — protein sequence MKLKDIIQITVFTVIAFVLGMAVSMGTGMLGTISLYVASGFSALVIAPPFVVMAKKIKKKTSAFIFFMLLAIFWSLMGYWPMLIINLIAGIVAEIIIGSYEDDKRVAAAVATGMFIISMHAMTFVKILGPEKLVEVFTVFSPEQAQYMYTFFTPKAMLISIAINIVLVIVAGMFGMHINNKFFEKRKEKGIL from the coding sequence ATGAAATTAAAAGACATTATTCAAATCACTGTATTTACAGTTATCGCTTTTGTTTTAGGTATGGCTGTATCAATGGGAACAGGAATGTTGGGAACCATTTCTCTTTATGTTGCAAGTGGATTTTCTGCACTTGTAATTGCACCGCCATTTGTTGTAATGGCAAAAAAGATTAAGAAAAAAACTTCAGCATTTATATTTTTCATGTTGCTGGCTATTTTCTGGTCGTTAATGGGATATTGGCCGATGCTTATTATAAATTTAATAGCAGGTATTGTGGCCGAAATTATCATAGGAAGTTATGAAGATGATAAACGAGTTGCAGCGGCAGTGGCGACTGGAATGTTTATCATTTCAATGCATGCTATGACTTTTGTAAAAATTTTAGGCCCTGAAAAATTAGTGGAAGTATTTACTGTTTTTTCTCCGGAGCAAGCTCAATATATGTACACATTTTTTACACCTAAAGCAATGTTGATTTCGATTGCTATAAATATCGTTTTAGTTATTGTGGCCGGCATGTTCGGAATGCATATCAATAATAAATTTTTTGAAAAAAGAAAAGAGAAAGGGATACTTTAA
- a CDS encoding ABC transporter ATP-binding protein: MNLIKQYVKEQKNTYIQSVLLAVLGVVSGLAAYIILAKMIVGLIGKNTEFGFYLQYGLMVLAAMVLKEIFAAASTSISHQATFYSLKKIREEISKKLFRMPLGKVMNISSGKLKNIIVDQVDSMETTLAHIIPEMTANIIGPILLLIYMFILDWRLALVSLIPLVIGMFCMKSVMASYGKKYQQSVEINQKMNNAVVEYIGGIEVIKMFNQSEASYQKYSEAVHENAAFYYHWMKETMIGVSAYRKISPMSLLTILPLGIYFYLNGSLTIATFITIIVLSFGTVENILTATNYMDDLSRIGTITKEIGLILDAPDLEHGKVNVSLSGSAIELKNVDFSYVEDKKILEGVSLSIGENQVTAFVGPSGGGKSTITKLIAGFWNADAGEVSIGGKNIKEIPLEQLSETISYVSQDNYLFDMSVRENIRIGKPSASDKEVEEIAKLSGCDEFIRGLSNGYDTVAGEGGGHLSGGEKQRISIARAMLKDAPIVILDEATSYMDTENESIVQEAISNLVKGKTLILIAHRLRTVVNADKIFVVENGKIESCGKHEELLETSKVYSSLWKAAGKEERYDYSI, translated from the coding sequence ATGAATTTAATCAAACAGTATGTAAAAGAACAGAAGAACACTTACATTCAATCTGTTCTATTGGCAGTTTTAGGAGTGGTATCCGGTCTTGCCGCATATATCATATTAGCAAAAATGATTGTAGGACTGATTGGAAAAAACACAGAATTCGGATTTTATTTGCAATACGGTCTTATGGTATTAGCCGCAATGGTCTTGAAAGAAATCTTTGCGGCGGCTTCCACCTCCATATCGCATCAGGCAACGTTTTATTCCTTAAAAAAGATAAGGGAAGAAATTTCTAAAAAACTGTTTCGGATGCCCCTTGGAAAGGTTATGAATATTTCTTCCGGTAAGCTCAAGAATATTATTGTGGATCAGGTCGATTCCATGGAAACAACCTTAGCACATATTATTCCTGAAATGACTGCCAATATCATCGGTCCGATTCTTTTGCTGATCTATATGTTTATTTTGGATTGGAGATTGGCACTTGTTTCCCTGATTCCTCTTGTGATTGGAATGTTCTGTATGAAATCGGTGATGGCATCTTATGGGAAAAAGTATCAGCAATCGGTGGAAATCAATCAGAAAATGAATAACGCAGTGGTGGAATATATCGGAGGAATTGAGGTCATCAAGATGTTCAATCAAAGCGAAGCCTCCTATCAGAAATACAGTGAAGCAGTCCATGAAAATGCGGCATTTTATTATCATTGGATGAAAGAAACGATGATTGGTGTGTCTGCATACAGAAAAATTTCACCTATGTCCCTGCTCACAATCCTGCCGTTAGGAATTTATTTTTATTTAAATGGCTCTTTAACAATAGCGACCTTTATAACCATCATTGTACTTTCCTTTGGAACGGTGGAAAATATATTGACGGCGACCAATTATATGGACGATCTGTCCAGAATAGGGACGATTACAAAGGAAATCGGATTGATTTTGGATGCCCCTGATCTTGAGCATGGTAAAGTGAATGTTTCGTTATCCGGTAGTGCTATTGAACTGAAAAATGTAGATTTTTCCTACGTGGAAGATAAGAAGATATTAGAAGGAGTCAGCTTATCTATTGGAGAAAATCAGGTAACGGCATTTGTCGGTCCGTCAGGAGGCGGAAAATCGACCATTACAAAACTGATTGCAGGTTTTTGGAATGCAGATGCCGGAGAAGTAAGTATTGGAGGAAAAAACATCAAAGAGATTCCGCTGGAACAGTTATCCGAAACCATCTCTTATGTATCGCAGGATAACTATCTATTCGATATGTCTGTCAGAGAAAATATAAGAATCGGAAAGCCATCGGCAAGTGATAAAGAAGTAGAAGAAATAGCAAAATTATCCGGCTGTGATGAATTTATTAGAGGACTATCAAATGGCTATGATACGGTTGCGGGTGAAGGCGGAGGGCATTTGTCCGGAGGAGAAAAGCAAAGAATTTCTATCGCAAGAGCCATGCTGAAAGATGCACCAATCGTCATTTTAGATGAAGCAACCTCCTATATGGATACCGAAAATGAGAGCATCGTTCAGGAAGCCATCAGCAATTTGGTGAAAGGAAAAACATTGATTTTAATTGCACATAGGCTTAGAACTGTTGTTAATGCAGATAAAATATTTGTGGTCGAAAACGGGAAGATTGAAAGCTGTGGAAAGCATGAGGAGCTTTTAGAAACATCAAAAGTCTATTCCTCTTTGTGGAAAGCTGCGGGAAAGGAGGAGCGTTATGATTACAGTATTTAA
- the tnpB gene encoding IS200/IS605 family element transposase accessory protein TnpB: MLKAYRYRIYPNKEQEIQLAKTFGCCRFVYNQTLAYRKDAYEKEKKSVSKTDCNNYCNRELKKAYEWLKEVDKFALTNAIYNMDSAYQKFFKEHAGYPKFKSKHSNRKSYTTNFTNGNITVDFDRGRIKLPKLKRVKIKLHRKFSGRIKTATISKVPSGKYYVSVLVETEHSPLVKTNGQIGLDLGIKDLCITSDGKKYENPKTIKKYEKKLTRLQRQLANKTKGSRNYQKKRKQIALCHEKIANTRKDYLHKISSEIINENQVIVSENLQIKNMVKNHNLAKTISDVSWYELTRQLEYKSKWNGRNYIKIDTFYASSQLCFSCGYKNTNVKDLKVRDWMCPFCNTKHDRDINAAKNILAEGLRQVV; the protein is encoded by the coding sequence ATGTTAAAGGCATATAGATATCGGATTTATCCAAACAAAGAGCAAGAAATACAGTTAGCAAAGACATTTGGCTGTTGTCGTTTTGTATATAATCAAACCCTTGCGTACAGAAAAGATGCTTATGAAAAAGAAAAAAAGTCTGTCAGTAAAACAGATTGTAATAATTATTGCAATAGAGAGCTGAAAAAAGCTTATGAATGGCTAAAAGAAGTAGATAAATTTGCTTTAACAAATGCAATTTATAATATGGACAGTGCTTATCAAAAGTTTTTCAAAGAACATGCAGGTTATCCAAAGTTTAAGAGTAAGCACAGTAATCGTAAATCATATACAACCAATTTTACAAATGGGAATATAACTGTAGATTTTGATAGAGGAAGAATAAAGCTGCCAAAATTAAAAAGGGTAAAAATAAAATTACATAGAAAATTTTCAGGTCGGATAAAAACAGCAACTATATCTAAGGTACCAAGCGGCAAGTACTATGTGTCTGTTCTTGTAGAAACTGAACATAGTCCACTTGTAAAGACAAACGGACAAATAGGATTGGATTTAGGGATAAAAGATTTATGTATCACATCAGATGGGAAGAAATATGAAAATCCGAAGACAATTAAAAAATATGAGAAAAAGCTTACAAGATTACAAAGACAATTAGCAAATAAAACAAAGGGGAGTAGGAACTATCAGAAAAAAAGGAAACAAATAGCACTATGCCATGAGAAAATAGCTAATACAAGAAAAGATTATCTGCATAAGATTTCAAGCGAAATTATAAACGAAAACCAAGTGATAGTTTCAGAAAACTTACAGATAAAAAATATGGTGAAAAATCATAATTTAGCGAAAACTATAAGCGATGTATCGTGGTATGAGCTGACAAGACAACTGGAATATAAGTCAAAATGGAATGGTAGAAATTATATTAAGATAGATACATTTTATGCAAGTAGCCAGCTATGTTTTAGTTGTGGATATAAAAATACAAATGTAAAAGATCTAAAAGTAAGAGATTGGATGTGTCCTTTCTGCAATACAAAACACGATAGAGATATCAATGCGGCAAAAAATATATTGGCAGAAGGATTAAGACAAGTAGTATAA
- a CDS encoding helix-turn-helix transcriptional regulator yields MELNENNVIENAYDKLFFTEKKQTKDIQIYCLNNDTGTGEMRCYNLLEGIQLSYNTLNMQTTYQKIEPKEGMLQIDHCLEGCYEFILENNEHAFLGRGDLSIVDLGKVSFKNSCIPMKKYVGLSLFIDINVAQKSVDKYFPYGDINLSRLRDRLCKNGASLIIRSREGINHIINELYEVDERVKLPYSIIKTIELLLFLSLIESKDTEQFSSFSEPVYRATQECYKMIIENPFEWLKIKDLAKKFAVSESSLKNCFQCISGQSIGAFMRENRIKEAAILLNKKPYLSIGKLAEMTGYENQSKFSKAFKSIMGKTPSEFK; encoded by the coding sequence ATGGAGTTAAATGAAAACAATGTTATTGAAAATGCTTATGATAAACTCTTTTTTACAGAAAAAAAGCAGACAAAGGATATACAAATATATTGCTTAAACAATGATACAGGAACGGGTGAAATGCGCTGCTATAATCTTTTGGAAGGAATTCAACTCTCTTACAATACTTTGAATATGCAAACTACTTATCAAAAGATAGAGCCTAAGGAGGGTATGTTACAGATTGATCATTGTTTAGAAGGTTGTTATGAATTTATTTTAGAAAATAACGAGCATGCTTTTTTAGGGAGAGGAGATTTAAGTATTGTTGATCTTGGTAAAGTTTCATTTAAAAATTCGTGTATCCCTATGAAGAAATATGTTGGACTTTCACTTTTTATTGATATAAATGTGGCTCAAAAATCAGTTGATAAATATTTCCCATATGGAGACATCAATCTGAGCAGATTACGAGATAGACTGTGTAAAAATGGAGCATCTTTGATTATACGTTCTCGTGAAGGAATAAATCATATTATCAACGAACTTTATGAGGTAGATGAAAGAGTAAAGCTTCCATACTCTATTATAAAAACGATAGAGTTACTTTTGTTTTTAAGCTTGATAGAATCAAAAGATACAGAACAGTTTTCATCATTTTCCGAACCGGTATACAGAGCAACTCAAGAGTGTTATAAAATGATTATAGAAAATCCTTTTGAATGGCTGAAGATAAAAGATTTAGCGAAAAAGTTTGCGGTTTCCGAATCAAGTCTTAAGAATTGCTTTCAATGTATTTCGGGGCAATCGATAGGTGCTTTTATGAGGGAAAACAGAATAAAAGAAGCAGCAATTCTTTTGAATAAAAAACCATACTTAAGTATAGGGAAACTTGCCGAGATGACCGGTTATGAAAATCAAAGCAAGTTTTCAAAGGCGTTTAAAAGTATTATGGGTAAAACTCCAAGTGAATTTAAATGA
- a CDS encoding ABC transporter ATP-binding protein, whose product MITVFKKIWNFAEKEQSNIRKSIIVGFLCAAFNAMQMGGVYYVLVKIFDETLSVKDIAVVLGILLVSLVGKIITQYVSQLEQTHAGYFMAADKRIRIGNKLKKVPMGFFSEFSLGKITTMSTTTLSQIEMQVPMLLVLVLGGLLNTFVFALALFYLHIMVGITAVLGILAFFIITYFMEKKSRENASEIGIAQTHLTKQVLETVQGMQVIKSYNLGGKNNKELSNAFEENCNITMKLEKTMTPYIALQRIVLGISIAAIIILSAKYYMEGNMILADAIMSMIAGFIIFEGIKAAGSSMAILRIAENSIDSLKYLEQIPEIKEGQETSPIRHPNIEFKDVSFAYDEKTILDHISCEMKKNTITAIVGPSGSGKTTFCNLIARFWDVNTGEILIGGKNIKEYTLPHLMSHIAMVFQSVYLFEDTIENNIKFGVPSATREEVIEAAKKAMCHDFIEALPNGYDTLIGEGGATLSGGEKQRISIARAMLKDAPIVIFDEATANIDPENEDKLKAAIEELTKNKTIIMIAHRLSTIRNADQILVLNNGKIEQRGNHEELIKQGGLYKTLINMKNKATVWKIAN is encoded by the coding sequence ATGATTACAGTATTTAAGAAAATATGGAACTTTGCGGAAAAGGAACAATCGAATATACGAAAGTCCATTATTGTCGGCTTCCTTTGTGCGGCGTTTAACGCAATGCAAATGGGCGGTGTGTATTATGTTCTTGTTAAAATATTTGACGAAACTCTTTCCGTGAAGGATATAGCCGTTGTCTTAGGGATTCTTCTTGTCAGCTTAGTCGGAAAGATTATCACGCAATATGTTTCTCAGCTGGAACAAACGCATGCCGGATATTTTATGGCAGCAGATAAAAGAATTCGTATTGGAAACAAGCTGAAAAAAGTACCGATGGGATTTTTCAGTGAATTCAGCTTAGGAAAGATTACAACAATGAGTACAACCACTCTCAGCCAGATTGAAATGCAGGTACCGATGTTGCTTGTGCTTGTTTTAGGCGGATTACTCAATACTTTTGTTTTTGCCTTAGCCTTGTTTTATTTGCATATAATGGTGGGAATCACCGCAGTTTTAGGAATCCTTGCATTTTTTATTATCACTTATTTTATGGAGAAAAAGTCAAGAGAAAATGCAAGTGAAATTGGCATCGCTCAAACGCATTTGACAAAACAGGTACTGGAAACCGTACAGGGAATGCAGGTGATTAAATCATACAATTTAGGCGGCAAAAATAATAAAGAACTTAGCAATGCATTTGAAGAAAACTGTAATATTACAATGAAACTTGAAAAAACTATGACTCCATATATCGCCTTGCAGAGAATTGTCCTTGGAATCAGTATTGCCGCTATTATTATTTTATCTGCCAAGTATTACATGGAGGGAAATATGATTTTGGCAGATGCCATTATGTCGATGATTGCCGGTTTTATTATCTTTGAGGGAATCAAGGCGGCAGGAAGTTCTATGGCAATACTGAGAATTGCGGAAAACTCCATTGACAGCTTGAAATATTTGGAACAGATTCCTGAAATAAAAGAAGGACAGGAAACAAGTCCAATCCGTCACCCTAATATTGAATTTAAAGATGTTTCTTTCGCTTATGATGAAAAGACGATTTTAGATCATATTTCCTGTGAGATGAAGAAAAATACCATTACTGCCATTGTCGGTCCATCCGGAAGCGGAAAGACGACTTTTTGCAATCTGATTGCAAGATTTTGGGATGTGAATACAGGAGAAATCTTAATAGGTGGGAAGAACATCAAAGAGTATACTCTGCCCCATCTGATGAGTCATATCGCTATGGTATTTCAGAGTGTCTATCTCTTTGAAGATACGATTGAAAATAATATCAAGTTCGGTGTGCCAAGTGCTACAAGAGAAGAAGTCATAGAAGCTGCTAAAAAGGCGATGTGCCATGATTTTATAGAAGCCTTGCCGAATGGGTACGATACATTGATTGGTGAAGGTGGAGCCACTCTTTCCGGTGGAGAAAAGCAGAGGATTTCTATTGCCAGAGCTATGTTGAAAGATGCCCCGATTGTCATTTTTGACGAAGCCACAGCAAATATTGATCCGGAAAATGAAGATAAGCTAAAGGCTGCTATTGAAGAACTGACAAAGAACAAAACCATTATTATGATTGCTCACAGGCTTTCTACCATACGAAACGCCGATCAGATTTTAGTTTTAAATAACGGAAAAATAGAACAACGAGGAAATCATGAAGAACTAATAAAGCAAGGCGGTTTGTATAAAACATTGATCAATATGAAAAATAAAGCAACTGTTTGGAAGATTGCTAATTAG
- the rplM gene encoding 50S ribosomal protein L13, which produces MNTFMANPDKIDRKWYVVDAEGCTLGRLASEVANVLRGKNKPIYTPHVDCGDYVIVVNADKIKVTGKKLDQKIYYRHSEYVGGMKETTLRELLAKKPERVIELAVKGMLPKGPLGRSLYTKLHVYAGAEHTHAAQKPEVMEIKG; this is translated from the coding sequence ATGAATACTTTTATGGCTAATCCGGATAAGATCGACAGAAAGTGGTATGTTGTCGATGCCGAGGGATGTACTTTGGGACGCCTTGCTTCAGAGGTGGCAAATGTATTACGTGGAAAGAATAAGCCAATCTACACACCACATGTTGATTGCGGTGATTATGTAATTGTTGTAAATGCAGATAAGATTAAGGTAACAGGTAAGAAGTTAGACCAGAAGATCTACTACAGACATTCAGAGTATGTTGGTGGTATGAAGGAGACAACACTTCGTGAACTCTTAGCTAAGAAGCCAGAGAGAGTTATCGAGCTCGCTGTTAAGGGAATGCTTCCAAAGGGACCACTTGGAAGATCTTTATACACAAAGCTTCATGTATACGCTGGTGCTGAGCATACACACGCTGCACAGAAGCCAGAAGTTATGGAAATCAAAGGCTAA